One region of Eubacterium sp. 1001713B170207_170306_E7 genomic DNA includes:
- a CDS encoding GGDEF domain-containing protein, whose translation MRQFFRRLCSAGLVLCLVFCFAASPVHAEEKKVVRVAFPNQQGFSNTDEKGNHTGYSYEFLQEIAKYTGWEYEFITGDDSNESLLQMMEDLKNGEVDIMGGMLYSDELAQDYDFPEYNCGYSYSTLAVLKDNNNINATNYSTFENMKVGVLATAKRRIQALEDFCKANGITVQIVSFENDEERQKALNEGEIDAVLGSDVTPSDNQRFIARFDGRPYYFAVTKGNSEIVSGINTATSTINEKDPNYATDLYMKYFNPADSQRVTLERFIKANPIESIIAALLIGLVLAVVVGLTMYIRIQRNRQLLLDYERYRVLSEMSSELIFEYDYSDDSIMVSEPYAPYFGGKARNEHFAVESLKTSMGTSEAVDCFAKLIGRRPPEQARYETEFQARMISGNIEWVRGTSVIIYNKHNQPLRAVGKIININQEKCEREALINQARHDALTGLYNRTTFEHLVNQYLEQRGEQEGAIMVVDLDHFKTVNDTLGHQGGDEVLEDLAREMSGIFGEDAILGRLGGDEFLVFVRDIKERLEEPVEKARALCQIMYRCYKRGNVHTEVSISVGLAYSGEESGFEKLYGMADTALYYMKAHGKNNVTVYDASLEDALGNNGNTKRKGAF comes from the coding sequence GTGAGACAGTTCTTTAGGAGGCTATGCAGCGCCGGCCTTGTTTTGTGCCTGGTTTTTTGTTTTGCTGCGTCGCCGGTTCACGCTGAGGAAAAAAAGGTGGTTCGGGTGGCTTTTCCGAACCAGCAGGGTTTTAGCAATACAGATGAAAAGGGAAACCATACCGGCTACAGCTATGAATTTCTTCAGGAAATCGCAAAATATACCGGATGGGAATATGAGTTCATCACCGGGGACGACAGCAACGAGAGTCTGCTTCAAATGATGGAGGACCTGAAAAACGGCGAGGTCGATATCATGGGCGGCATGCTTTATTCGGATGAGCTGGCCCAGGACTACGACTTTCCTGAGTACAACTGCGGCTACAGCTACTCGACGCTGGCCGTTTTAAAGGACAATAACAACATCAACGCCACCAACTATTCAACCTTTGAAAACATGAAGGTCGGCGTGCTGGCAACGGCCAAACGCCGGATACAGGCCCTGGAGGATTTCTGCAAAGCCAACGGCATCACCGTGCAGATTGTATCCTTTGAGAACGACGAGGAGCGGCAGAAAGCCCTGAACGAGGGCGAGATCGACGCTGTTCTGGGGTCCGATGTGACGCCGAGCGATAATCAGCGCTTCATCGCCCGGTTTGACGGCAGGCCTTATTACTTTGCTGTGACCAAGGGCAACTCGGAGATCGTGAGCGGCATCAACACCGCCACGTCAACCATCAACGAGAAGGACCCGAACTACGCCACCGATCTCTATATGAAATACTTTAACCCGGCAGACAGCCAGCGGGTCACCCTGGAGCGCTTTATCAAGGCCAATCCCATTGAGAGTATTATCGCGGCCCTGCTGATCGGCCTGGTGCTGGCAGTGGTGGTAGGTCTGACCATGTATATCCGTATCCAGCGCAACCGCCAGCTGCTCCTGGACTATGAGCGCTACCGGGTGCTTTCGGAAATGTCCAGTGAGCTGATTTTTGAATATGACTACAGCGACGACAGCATCATGGTTTCTGAGCCCTACGCCCCGTATTTCGGGGGAAAGGCCCGAAACGAGCATTTTGCCGTTGAGTCTCTGAAAACGAGTATGGGAACAAGCGAGGCGGTCGACTGCTTTGCGAAGCTTATCGGGCGGCGCCCGCCCGAGCAGGCGCGGTATGAGACCGAGTTCCAGGCCCGGATGATAAGCGGCAATATTGAGTGGGTGCGCGGAACCAGCGTGATCATCTACAATAAGCACAACCAGCCGCTGCGCGCTGTGGGCAAAATCATCAATATCAATCAGGAAAAATGCGAGCGGGAGGCCTTGATCAACCAGGCCCGCCACGACGCCCTCACCGGGCTTTACAACCGCACAACCTTTGAGCATCTGGTCAACCAGTATCTCGAACAGCGCGGCGAACAGGAAGGGGCCATCATGGTGGTGGATCTCGACCATTTTAAAACCGTCAACGATACCCTCGGGCATCAGGGCGGCGACGAGGTTCTCGAGGATCTTGCCCGGGAAATGAGCGGGATTTTCGGCGAGGACGCCATTCTGGGCCGTCTGGGCGGCGACGAGTTTCTGGTTTTTGTCCGGGATATCAAGGAACGTCTGGAAGAGCCCGTGGAAAAGGCCCGTGCGCTCTGCCAGATCATGTACCGCTGTTATAAGAGAGGCAATGTGCACACCGAGGTTTCCATAAGCGTAGGGCTGGCCTATTCCGGTGAGGAAAGTGGCTTTGAAAAGCTGTACGGAATGGCCGATACGGCGCTCTACTATATGAAAGCCCACGGAAAGAACAACGTGACCGTCTATGATGCGTCCTTAGAGGATGCTTTGGGTAATAATGGCAATACAAAACGAAAAGGAGCATTTTAA
- a CDS encoding type 1 glutamine amidotransferase domain-containing protein: MAKKIIALISDDFEDLELWYPVHRLREEDNVTVHVVGEEKGKTYIGKYGVPCVSDYRFDEIDPDDYDGILVPGGWAPDKLRRFPVVLDMVRAMDRAGKPIGEICHAGWVLISAGILKGKNVTSTPGIRDDMENAGAVWHDTPSIVDGHIISARRPPDLPQYMKDYISVLMK, from the coding sequence ATGGCTAAAAAAATTATCGCTTTAATCAGCGACGACTTTGAAGATCTGGAATTATGGTACCCGGTTCACCGGCTGCGCGAGGAGGACAATGTGACCGTCCACGTGGTCGGCGAGGAAAAGGGAAAAACCTATATCGGCAAGTACGGCGTGCCCTGCGTATCCGACTACCGCTTTGATGAGATCGACCCGGACGACTACGACGGCATTCTGGTGCCGGGCGGCTGGGCGCCGGACAAGCTGCGCCGTTTCCCGGTGGTGCTGGATATGGTGCGGGCAATGGACAGAGCCGGAAAGCCCATTGGTGAAATCTGCCACGCGGGCTGGGTGCTGATCTCAGCCGGTATCCTGAAGGGCAAAAACGTCACGAGCACCCCGGGTATCCGGGATGACATGGAAAACGCAGGCGCTGTCTGGCACGACACCCCGTCCATTGTGGACGGCCACATTATTTCCGCCAGACGCCCGCCGGATCTGCCGCAGTACATGAAGGATTACATCAGTGTTTTGATGAAGTAG
- a CDS encoding GspE/PulE family protein — MKNIRIGDILVGDGYITEGQLQEALAYQKVDKSKRLGAILVDYGYVTESQLLGALAKRLDLQVINLSQIEVDLEAAAKIPKNIAQKYTLIPIGFSNGHLLVATNDPLDFYAIEDLRLITNMPIDIVLAEKDAILKGIDSGYSEIEARQAATSANEMADDMETVSIVEDLDAAGDDAPVVNLINTMLIKGYNTGASDIHIEPFEDKTNVRLRIDGLIVDYLTLATALHQSVIARIKILSNLDIAERRLPQDGHFRARIKGIEMNIRTSVIPTVYGEKAVLRFLNQNTKLDHSGTFGMNDDNYARMRQILQSPHGIIYITGPTGSGKTTTLYMVLEMLSSKNVNICTIEDPVERNLDSVNQTQVNNVAGLTFESGLRSLLRQDPDIIMVGETRDSETANIAVRAAITGHQVLSTLHTNDAVSTIVRLVDMGVEPYMVANSLTGVVAQRLVKKICPDCKEAYTPSEAERELLGRDIPVLYRGRGCHQCNHTGYKGRIAVHEILAIDKTIRNMISGQTPIEDIYEYVAVNHKTTSLRQSLVELVEQGVTSMEELLKVTYYVE; from the coding sequence ATGAAGAACATCCGTATAGGGGACATACTGGTCGGCGACGGCTATATTACAGAGGGGCAGCTTCAGGAAGCCCTGGCCTATCAGAAAGTGGACAAAAGCAAACGTCTGGGCGCGATTCTGGTCGATTACGGCTACGTGACCGAGAGCCAGCTGCTGGGCGCGCTGGCAAAACGCCTGGATCTGCAGGTGATTAATCTGAGCCAGATTGAGGTAGACCTGGAGGCAGCCGCCAAAATTCCGAAAAATATTGCGCAGAAATACACCCTTATCCCAATAGGGTTTTCCAACGGGCATCTGCTGGTCGCCACCAATGACCCGCTGGATTTCTACGCCATCGAGGACCTGCGGCTGATCACCAACATGCCCATCGACATTGTCCTGGCCGAAAAGGACGCGATCCTTAAGGGTATTGACAGCGGCTATTCGGAAATTGAGGCCCGCCAGGCAGCCACCAGCGCCAACGAGATGGCCGACGATATGGAAACAGTCTCCATCGTGGAGGACCTGGACGCCGCCGGAGATGACGCGCCGGTTGTCAACCTGATCAATACCATGCTCATAAAAGGCTATAATACCGGCGCCAGCGATATCCACATCGAGCCCTTTGAGGACAAGACCAACGTGCGCCTGCGTATCGACGGTCTCATTGTCGACTACCTGACACTGGCCACCGCGCTGCACCAGTCCGTCATCGCCCGAATCAAGATATTGTCCAACCTGGACATCGCCGAGCGGCGCCTGCCCCAGGACGGCCATTTCCGCGCGCGGATCAAGGGCATTGAGATGAATATCCGTACTTCGGTTATCCCGACCGTCTACGGCGAAAAGGCCGTGCTGCGTTTCCTGAACCAGAACACCAAGCTCGACCATTCCGGTACCTTTGGCATGAACGACGACAACTATGCCCGCATGCGCCAGATCCTGCAGAGCCCACACGGCATCATCTACATCACCGGGCCGACCGGGAGCGGTAAAACCACCACCCTGTACATGGTTCTGGAAATGCTCTCGAGCAAAAACGTCAATATCTGTACCATCGAGGACCCGGTAGAACGGAACCTCGACAGCGTCAACCAGACCCAGGTCAACAACGTGGCCGGCCTCACCTTTGAGAGCGGCCTGCGCTCCCTTCTGCGCCAGGATCCGGACATCATCATGGTCGGTGAAACCCGTGACTCAGAGACGGCCAACATCGCTGTGCGTGCCGCCATCACCGGGCACCAGGTGCTCTCCACCCTGCATACCAACGACGCCGTATCCACCATTGTGCGTCTGGTGGATATGGGGGTCGAGCCCTACATGGTCGCCAACTCCCTGACCGGGGTGGTGGCCCAGCGGCTGGTCAAGAAAATCTGCCCGGACTGCAAGGAAGCCTATACCCCCAGCGAGGCCGAGCGGGAGCTTCTGGGCAGGGACATCCCTGTGCTGTACCGCGGCCGGGGCTGTCACCAGTGCAACCACACCGGCTATAAGGGGCGTATCGCCGTCCATGAGATTTTAGCCATTGACAAAACCATCAGGAACATGATCTCAGGCCAGACGCCCATCGAGGATATCTATGAATATGTGGCCGTTAACCATAAAACCACCAGCCTGCGCCAGAGCCTGGTCGAGCTGGTCGAGCAGGGCGTGACAAGCATGGAAGAGCTGCTGAAGGTTACGTATTACGTGGAATAA
- a CDS encoding type IV pilus twitching motility protein PilT: protein MPTILDLINYGRQTGCSDIHLTTDLPPVFRSNGVLVKGPFEMSKREIGEMIVDMLSEMNREKIKNGEDADFTFVTPEGLRQRVNVYRQQNELCAAVRLLNDTIPTFEELGLPPIIRKLAAEPRGLILITGPTGSGKSTTLAAMIDYININFAKHIITIEDPVEYRHYHKLSMIHQREVGVDVSSFSGALRSSLREDPDVILVGEMRDYETISAAVTAAETGHLVLSTLHTIGAANTVDRIIDVFPPHSQQQIRTQLASTLKGVVTQQLVPLASGEGRMAALEVMTGTDAVLNLIRENKTHQLSSAMQTGSRDGMNTLNSHLAKLVKEGKIGFDTGLQWSSDKNEFNQYF, encoded by the coding sequence ATGCCAACCATTTTAGACTTAATCAATTACGGCCGCCAGACAGGCTGCTCCGATATTCATTTGACAACAGATCTGCCGCCGGTGTTCAGAAGCAACGGGGTGCTGGTCAAGGGACCCTTTGAGATGAGCAAGCGGGAGATCGGCGAAATGATCGTCGATATGCTCAGCGAGATGAACCGCGAGAAAATCAAGAACGGCGAGGACGCGGACTTTACCTTTGTCACCCCTGAGGGGCTCAGACAGAGGGTGAACGTGTACCGCCAGCAGAATGAGCTCTGTGCCGCTGTGCGTCTGCTCAACGATACCATCCCCACCTTTGAGGAGCTGGGCCTGCCGCCCATTATCCGCAAGCTGGCCGCTGAGCCCAGAGGCCTGATCCTGATCACCGGGCCCACCGGGAGCGGGAAATCCACCACGCTGGCTGCCATGATCGACTACATCAACATCAATTTTGCCAAGCACATCATTACCATTGAGGATCCGGTGGAATACCGCCATTACCATAAGCTCAGCATGATCCACCAGCGTGAGGTGGGCGTGGATGTGTCCTCCTTTTCAGGCGCGCTCCGCTCCTCCCTGCGTGAGGACCCCGACGTTATTCTGGTAGGGGAAATGCGGGACTACGAAACCATCTCAGCGGCGGTAACCGCAGCCGAAACCGGCCATCTTGTGCTGTCCACCCTGCACACCATCGGGGCCGCCAACACCGTGGACCGTATCATCGACGTGTTCCCGCCCCACAGCCAGCAGCAGATACGGACACAGCTGGCCAGCACCCTGAAGGGCGTTGTGACCCAGCAGCTTGTGCCGCTGGCGTCCGGCGAAGGCCGTATGGCCGCCCTCGAGGTGATGACCGGCACCGACGCGGTGCTCAACCTTATCCGTGAGAACAAAACCCATCAGCTTTCCTCAGCCATGCAGACCGGCAGCCGGGACGGCATGAACACCCTGAACAGCCACCTGGCCAAGCTGGTCAAGGAAGGAAAAATCGGCTTCGATACCGGCCTCCAGTGGTCGTCCGATAAAAACGAGTTCAACCAATACTTTTAA
- a CDS encoding EAL domain-containing protein — MSNEQSSVLKKKIERYGIILETTGDIIFEYHIDEDRMLFDEARLENGQYVHYPMVVERYIEALHLGNLVHPDDIEETIRLVNGLTADGIVIRVTRPDEHDGQYHWTLVRAATVRDDDGRVTEIVGIMRDIDDQKRREDRLIEESRCDKLTGLYDKKWTREKISEALAAGTKLDEGIMMLVDIDGFRAVNENLGHIFGDAVLVETAEKLTAHAAPGDVIGRIGGDEFLVYSPGVAENQIAERVTRIRRIFDHTFEGKNQSYRITCSLGVAACPRDGDTFESLFSCADQALSMAKMAGRDRWYRYDKKMSGRSYLTGHATNIDGTVFQKGGISAENRVLINIFEILADSKDLTSSMTLILGMIGRFIGVERVCVFVEEPESGELVNQYSWYSGTAICPKTERVGAEDHRRYREAYDEKGLYTLYSADTLPARERALFCERGVYSGIYKTLVENGRYLGCIGLSGSQNNRSWSEDEKEFVCLVSKIISANLYKFHLQKENAYESQVARTIVDSQSIKSHVVDAKTYKLLFVSASLKAERPAAKVGSLCYETVMGLDAPCPFCRLNELTQETPDLNWQRYVSGWNRWFNFQCHSLQWRGAGEAALIAMDDISNFVDNILYVDKLTGISTFSRFELDASEIFDHETGKEYAMVTFDIDEFRYINEFHGYSMGNQLLRYISGGLVVAMSGAEVCARVTGDVFVALMEWTGEGPLFKRLTQMVEGINKRLDYVIPGIRPSFQIGVYHAREGERDIGKMMDNADIARKSIKGSRKTGIAFYNKSMGEKILKTRQIEARMERALKDKEFLVYLQPKIDLESGRVVGAEALARWVDDRGNIVLPGEFIPVFESNGFIVELDFYVYEEVFKTHCYRQSRGLKRLPISMNMSRFHLKSGSYIERFRALAENYQVDPSLIEVEVTETIFIENSGYVKRLVSELRSDGFKVSIDDFGSGYSSLNLLSEIDVDVLKLDRSLCREENLSSKERVILKNIAAMAKELNLQVLAEGIETQNQAEFLRSIQCDSAQGFLFARPMPMDEFFKKLDGEW, encoded by the coding sequence ATGAGCAATGAGCAGTCATCAGTTTTGAAAAAGAAAATAGAACGCTATGGTATCATACTGGAAACCACCGGAGACATCATCTTTGAGTACCATATCGACGAGGACCGGATGCTGTTCGATGAAGCCAGGCTGGAAAATGGGCAGTACGTGCACTACCCGATGGTGGTGGAGCGCTACATCGAGGCCCTGCACCTGGGGAACCTGGTGCACCCCGATGATATTGAGGAAACCATCCGCCTGGTCAACGGTCTTACTGCCGACGGCATTGTTATCCGTGTGACCCGGCCCGATGAGCACGACGGCCAGTACCACTGGACCCTGGTCCGCGCCGCCACTGTCCGGGACGACGATGGCAGAGTAACCGAGATTGTGGGCATCATGCGGGACATCGACGACCAGAAACGCCGGGAGGATCGTCTCATCGAGGAATCCCGGTGCGACAAGCTCACAGGGCTCTACGATAAAAAATGGACCCGCGAAAAAATCAGCGAAGCCCTAGCCGCAGGCACAAAGCTGGACGAGGGCATCATGATGCTGGTGGACATCGACGGGTTTCGCGCGGTCAATGAAAACTTAGGCCATATCTTTGGCGACGCCGTGCTGGTGGAAACCGCTGAAAAGCTGACCGCCCATGCGGCTCCTGGCGATGTCATCGGCCGTATCGGCGGCGATGAGTTTCTGGTCTACAGCCCCGGCGTGGCAGAAAACCAGATCGCCGAGCGGGTGACCCGTATCCGCCGCATATTTGACCATACCTTCGAGGGGAAAAACCAGTCCTACCGCATTACCTGCAGTCTGGGCGTTGCCGCCTGCCCGAGGGACGGCGACACCTTTGAGTCTCTGTTCAGCTGCGCCGACCAGGCCCTGAGCATGGCGAAAATGGCGGGACGGGACCGCTGGTACCGCTACGATAAAAAGATGAGCGGCAGATCCTATCTGACCGGACACGCCACCAATATCGATGGCACAGTCTTCCAGAAGGGCGGTATCTCCGCGGAGAACCGGGTGCTGATCAATATTTTTGAAATCCTGGCCGACTCCAAGGACCTCACCTCGTCCATGACCCTGATCCTGGGCATGATCGGCCGTTTCATCGGGGTGGAGCGGGTCTGCGTTTTCGTGGAGGAGCCGGAAAGCGGAGAGCTGGTAAACCAGTACAGCTGGTATTCCGGCACTGCCATCTGCCCGAAAACAGAACGGGTCGGAGCAGAGGACCACAGGCGGTACCGCGAAGCCTATGATGAAAAGGGCCTGTACACACTGTACAGCGCCGATACCCTCCCGGCGCGGGAGCGCGCCCTGTTCTGTGAAAGAGGCGTTTACTCCGGGATTTATAAAACCCTGGTGGAAAACGGCCGGTACCTGGGCTGCATCGGGCTGTCCGGCAGCCAGAACAACCGCAGCTGGAGCGAGGATGAAAAAGAATTTGTGTGCCTGGTGTCCAAAATTATCAGCGCAAACCTGTATAAATTCCACCTTCAGAAGGAAAATGCCTACGAGAGCCAGGTGGCCCGCACCATTGTGGATTCCCAGAGCATTAAAAGCCATGTGGTTGACGCCAAAACCTATAAGCTTTTGTTTGTCAGCGCTTCCTTGAAGGCCGAGCGGCCAGCCGCCAAAGTGGGCAGCCTGTGCTACGAGACCGTCATGGGCCTGGACGCGCCCTGCCCCTTCTGCCGCCTGAACGAGCTCACCCAGGAGACACCGGATTTAAACTGGCAGCGTTATGTGAGCGGGTGGAACCGCTGGTTCAATTTCCAGTGCCACAGCCTGCAGTGGCGTGGCGCCGGCGAGGCCGCCCTCATCGCCATGGACGATATCTCCAATTTTGTGGATAATATCCTGTATGTGGATAAGCTCACAGGGATTTCCACCTTCAGCCGCTTTGAGCTGGACGCCTCCGAAATCTTCGACCATGAGACCGGCAAGGAATACGCCATGGTCACCTTTGATATCGACGAGTTCCGCTACATTAACGAGTTTCACGGCTACAGCATGGGCAACCAGCTGCTGCGCTATATCTCCGGCGGCCTGGTGGTAGCCATGAGCGGCGCCGAGGTCTGCGCCCGTGTGACCGGGGACGTGTTTGTCGCCCTGATGGAATGGACCGGCGAGGGCCCGCTGTTCAAGCGGCTCACCCAGATGGTCGAGGGCATCAACAAGCGTCTGGACTACGTGATTCCAGGCATCCGCCCCAGCTTTCAGATTGGCGTGTACCACGCCCGGGAGGGAGAGCGGGACATTGGTAAAATGATGGACAACGCCGATATTGCCCGAAAATCCATAAAGGGCAGCCGCAAAACCGGCATCGCCTTTTACAATAAATCCATGGGCGAAAAGATCCTGAAAACCCGCCAGATCGAGGCGCGGATGGAGCGGGCCCTCAAGGACAAGGAGTTCCTTGTCTACCTGCAGCCCAAAATCGACCTGGAAAGCGGCCGTGTGGTGGGGGCCGAGGCACTGGCCCGCTGGGTGGACGACCGGGGGAACATTGTGCTGCCCGGGGAATTTATCCCCGTGTTCGAGAGCAACGGCTTCATCGTCGAGCTGGACTTTTACGTGTACGAGGAAGTTTTTAAGACCCATTGCTACCGCCAGTCCAGAGGGCTGAAACGCCTGCCCATCTCCATGAACATGTCCAGGTTCCATCTGAAATCCGGCAGCTATATCGAGCGTTTCCGGGCGCTGGCCGAGAACTACCAGGTCGATCCCAGTCTCATCGAGGTGGAGGTGACCGAGACCATCTTCATCGAGAACAGCGGTTATGTGAAACGTCTGGTCAGCGAGTTGAGAAGCGACGGCTTCAAGGTCTCCATCGACGACTTCGGTTCAGGCTACTCCTCCTTAAATCTGCTGTCCGAAATCGACGTGGATGTGCTCAAGCTTGACCGCTCCCTCTGCCGCGAGGAAAACCTCTCGTCCAAGGAACGGGTCATTCTCAAAAACATCGCGGCCATGGCCAAGGAGCTTAACCTCCAGGTGCTGGCCGAGGGCATTGAAACCCAGAACCAGGCCGAATTCCTGAGAAGCATCCAGTGCGACAGCGCCCAGGGCTTCCTGTTCGCAAGACCCATGCCCATGGACGAGTTTTTTAAGAAGCTGGATGGGGAATGGTAG
- a CDS encoding PIN domain-containing protein, whose amino-acid sequence MTMLFDANAVLRFNLNDHEEMADKVEEILQKETVSLTIEVQAEIVYVLEKVYSVSREDIAEGLLSFIKNENIQLTVPDIAETALSVFRTKKLDFVDCVLFAYHSNLHYEVFTFDKKLQRLLKNDPI is encoded by the coding sequence ATGACGATGCTCTTTGATGCAAATGCCGTTCTGCGATTCAATTTAAACGATCATGAAGAAATGGCCGATAAGGTAGAAGAAATTCTTCAAAAAGAAACGGTTTCCCTTACGATCGAAGTCCAGGCAGAGATTGTATATGTTTTAGAGAAAGTCTATTCTGTTTCCCGAGAAGATATCGCTGAAGGACTTCTTTCCTTTATCAAAAACGAGAATATTCAATTAACCGTTCCTGATATTGCCGAAACTGCTCTGTCCGTTTTCAGGACTAAAAAACTTGATTTTGTTGATTGTGTTCTGTTTGCCTATCATTCCAATCTTCACTATGAAGTATTTACTTTCGACAAGAAACTACAACGGCTTCTTAAAAATGATCCCATATGA
- a CDS encoding O-antigen ligase family protein, giving the protein MLKRPELKTAASAVLAVIAGAVPMIIVPPFGDTLYMPKLMTIEVLVFGLLLLYVRPLTGYFTGKPKIPLPVKLVLLYLLCVTITLPFSTDVMLSLKGRSFRLESYSAILFYGILMMLGAFFYTFKPWHVRLYAVGVSCVALYGIFQKFGLDFQPQDPLMYGGPGSSYATIGNPNFLGSFLTLALPILIYAFIRGPRICLLPCGLVYFCLLCTNTRGAWIGSFLGFILLGVFLLREKENRCRFVVVSGLFVVLTLVFLLINTGFGARLFSVFADLSKAIKGDDWEKGGSCRLFIWSKTVELIKLRPLTGFGIETLGQVMGQYFENDIIRVTGHHLVIDRAHNEYLHIAVSSGIPAALSYLAFEGTTLYQGIKSWRRSPMLIPLICSVAAYMVAGCFNISVVTVAPVFWIFCGIVVRLSNENQVKFEYDLRK; this is encoded by the coding sequence ATGCTGAAACGACCCGAGCTTAAAACAGCCGCCTCGGCGGTGCTGGCAGTCATTGCCGGAGCGGTGCCCATGATCATTGTGCCGCCCTTTGGCGATACCCTGTACATGCCCAAGCTGATGACCATTGAGGTGCTGGTTTTTGGTCTGCTGCTTTTGTATGTGCGGCCGCTTACAGGGTATTTTACCGGGAAACCTAAAATACCGCTGCCGGTCAAGCTGGTGCTGCTGTATCTTTTGTGCGTGACCATTACGCTGCCCTTCTCGACCGATGTGATGCTCTCGCTTAAGGGGCGGTCCTTCCGGCTGGAGAGCTACTCCGCCATTTTGTTTTATGGTATTTTAATGATGCTGGGCGCTTTTTTCTACACCTTTAAGCCCTGGCATGTGCGGTTGTATGCCGTGGGCGTATCCTGTGTGGCGCTCTACGGCATTTTTCAGAAATTCGGTCTGGACTTTCAGCCCCAGGATCCTTTAATGTACGGCGGCCCTGGTTCGTCCTATGCCACCATCGGCAACCCCAATTTTCTGGGTTCTTTTCTGACACTGGCACTGCCGATTCTCATCTATGCTTTTATCAGAGGCCCCAGGATCTGCCTGTTGCCCTGTGGGTTGGTGTACTTCTGCCTGCTGTGCACCAATACGCGCGGCGCATGGATCGGCAGCTTTCTGGGCTTTATCCTGCTGGGCGTGTTCCTGCTGAGAGAAAAAGAAAACCGATGCCGTTTCGTGGTGGTGAGCGGTCTGTTTGTCGTGCTGACCCTTGTTTTTTTGCTGATAAACACCGGATTTGGCGCCCGGCTTTTCAGTGTTTTTGCCGATCTGTCGAAAGCCATCAAGGGGGACGACTGGGAAAAGGGCGGTTCCTGCCGGCTTTTTATCTGGTCAAAAACCGTGGAGCTCATTAAGCTGCGGCCGCTGACCGGCTTTGGCATTGAGACGCTGGGACAGGTTATGGGACAGTATTTCGAGAACGATATTATCCGGGTGACCGGGCACCATCTCGTCATCGACCGCGCCCACAACGAGTACCTGCACATCGCTGTGAGCAGCGGAATCCCTGCAGCGCTCAGTTATCTGGCCTTTGAGGGGACAACGCTGTACCAGGGCATTAAAAGCTGGCGCAGGTCTCCCATGCTCATACCGCTGATCTGCAGTGTGGCCGCCTATATGGTCGCAGGCTGCTTTAATATCTCGGTGGTGACGGTAGCGCCTGTTTTCTGGATATTCTGCGGAATAGTGGTGCGGCTGAGCAATGAAAATCAAGTAAAATTTGAATATGATTTAAGGAAATGA
- a CDS encoding prepilin-type N-terminal cleavage/methylation domain-containing protein translates to MIQMINKLKKNRKGFTLVELIVVLVILAILAAFTIPAMLGFVDDARGKAGIAEAREIYMAYSGSVTEVIAGGKTADAQGYDAVFVQSGVKTSPSGDTKAPSIQKGALNKLSGDVTDGDKVTNGSEWMVTVTDGKVTEVKYWVTSGYLITLNMEASGSEATVEKMKTAPGYTV, encoded by the coding sequence ATGATTCAGATGATTAACAAGCTGAAGAAAAACCGTAAAGGTTTTACTTTGGTAGAATTGATTGTTGTATTGGTTATTTTGGCGATTTTAGCGGCGTTCACGATTCCGGCGATGTTGGGGTTTGTTGATGATGCTAGAGGGAAAGCTGGAATCGCAGAAGCGAGAGAAATTTATATGGCTTATTCGGGCTCTGTAACAGAAGTTATAGCTGGTGGAAAAACTGCTGATGCTCAAGGTTACGATGCAGTTTTTGTACAAAGTGGGGTTAAAACATCACCAAGTGGAGATACAAAAGCGCCTAGTATTCAGAAAGGTGCATTAAATAAATTATCAGGTGATGTTACAGATGGAGATAAAGTAACAAATGGTAGTGAATGGATGGTTACAGTAACTGATGGTAAAGTAACCGAAGTGAAATATTGGGTTACAAGTGGATACTTGATTACTTTAAATATGGAAGCCTCTGGAAGTGAAGCTACTGTTGAAAAGATGAAGACAGCACCTGGTTATACAGTGTAA